In Vitis vinifera cultivar Pinot Noir 40024 chromosome 17, ASM3070453v1, one genomic interval encodes:
- the LOC100243309 gene encoding uncharacterized protein LOC100243309, whose translation MTRGQEQSIPRPLNEAGWGEMRQRKRKGSLIPPTKAPKLTRRKGKKEKKKMEVKAIAFGGSSRGLSSASSASFITSTVKRREKPPPPTFSPLLIHSMATQKPTLPPASKTISSRKASTVFPLGEKGPRSSPLATPPPIKLLTRVEQLKLLTKAEKAGLLSAAEKYGFSLSSIEKLGLLSKAEEFGILSAATDPGTPGALLSLSLVLLLLGPSCAFLVPEDYPWEVALQLVVALVCVVGGSAAFAASNLVSNLQKLK comes from the exons ATGACACGTGGACAAGAGCAATCCATCCCTCGTCCACTCAATGAGGCTGGCTGGGGAGAGATGAgacagagaaagagaaagggCAGCCTGATTCCTCCAACAAAGGCACCAAAACTCACcagaagaaaagggaaaaaagagaaaaaaaaaatggaagtgaAAGCCATTGCATTCGGTGGGAGCAGCAGAGGATTATCATCGGCATCATCGGCATCATTCATCACTTCTACTGTTAAAAGAAGAGAGAAACCCCCTCCACCTACTTTCTCGCCACTTCTCATTCATTCCATGGCTACCCAGAAGCCTACTCTTCCACCTGCCTCGAAAACCATTTCCTCCAGAAAG GCTTCGACTGTCTTCCCTCTGGGGGAGAAAGGTCCTCGCAGCAGTCCTTTGGCAACACCACCGCCAATAAAGCTGCTAACAAGGGTTGAGCAGCTCAAGCTTCTTACTAAAGCAGAAAAGGCTGGCTTGCTGTCGGCAGCTGAGAAGTATGGGTTTTCCCTGTCAAGCATTGAGAAGCTGGGTCTGCTATCAAAAGCAGAAGAATTTGGAATCCTTTCAGCGGCAACAGACCCCGGAACCCCAGGGGCTTTGCTGAGCCTCAGCTTGGTGTTGCTGCTTCTGGGTCCTTCTTGTGCCTTCCTGGTGCCTGAGGACTACCCCTGGGAGGTGGCACTGCAGCTGGTGGTTGCTCTGGTTTGTGTGGTTGGCGGGTCTGCAGCTTTCGCTGCATCAAATCTTGTATCCAACTTGCAAAAATTGAAATGA
- the LOC104882322 gene encoding extensin codes for MAGTSKDGMYGIHDYFMQSDERQKNGAGDSVSDSGCNLELTLGGSYGDFDDEMPVLTLSSSVFESDTMEEDSGEPNVPPPAEFAVEGSFLSLGMSLPPPVLEMKTMKELQTMRRQEVKKRLMGKNRNRGRPPLPNQSQTRVLLPAVFQLAPPSKTVPPSSPPLLQPLCPTPMSFRLPTPISPPLKPSSPPLSPTPLSFYMPPPPPTPSTSSPPLSPRPLSFRLPTPTPPPPPPPPPQHSSLPLCPMPLSILPPHRQSSSPPLSPIPLSFRLPLPAPHSPSELSPLVSDPAPPTLLPPVPTHPHFPAKGEGHKMAIPVEPESLPVDILRALVVRWLLQHKYKRPRASDRSDRETGLELIKQMPTVVTTGAGPNGKRIEGFLYKFGTGQISLVCICHGMFFTPAEFVRHAGGDDVENPMKQIIVCPASF; via the exons ATGGCTGGGACAAGCAAAGATGGCATGTATGGAATTCATGACTACTTCATGCAAAGCGACGAACGCCAGAAGAATGGTGCAGGAGATTCCGTTTCCGATTCCGGCTGCAATCTTGAACTGACTCTGGGAGGAAGCTACGGCGACTTTGACGACGAAATGCCAGTTCTAACTCTATCATCTTCTGTATTCGAAAGCGACACTATGGAGGAAGATTCCGGAGAACCCAATGTTCCCCCTCCGGCGGAGTTTGCGGTGGAGGGCTCATTTCTCTCGCTTGGGATGTCATTACCGCCACCGGTCCTGGAGATGAAGACGATGAAAGAACTACAGACAATGAGGAGACAGGAGGTGAAGAAAAGGCTGATGGGGAAAAACAGGAACAGAGGCAGACCTCCACTACCCAACCAAAGCCAAACTCGGGTTTTGTTGCCCGCAGTGTTTCAATTAGCTCCGCCTTCCAAGACAGTTCCACCGTCATCGCCACCTCTTCTTCAGCCTCTGTGTCCGACGCCAATGTCATTCCGGCTGCCAACGCCAATCTCACCTCCTCTAAAACCGTCGTCTCCACCTCTGTCTCCGACTCCGTTGTCATTTTACATGCCGCCACCACCACCAACTCCATCAACTTCATCTCCGCCTCTGTCACCGAGGCCACTGTCATTCCGCTTGCCAACGCCAacgccaccaccaccaccgccaccTCCTCCGCAGCATTCTTCTCTGCCTTTGTGCCCAATGCCATTGTCCATCCTACCGCCACATCGGCAGTCTTCTtctccccctctctctccaATTCCATTATCATTCCGACTGCCGTTGCCTGCACCCCACTCTCCGTCCGAATTATCCCCTTTGGTTTCTGATCCTGCTCCCCCTACTCTACTGCCTCCGGTTCCCACTCATCCCCATTTTCCAGCCAAAGGCGAGGGTCACAAAATGGCTATTCCAG TGGAACCAGAAAGTCTCCCAGTTGACATCCTAAGGGCTTTGGTAGTAAGATGGCTGCTGCAGCACAAATACAAAAGGCCTAGGGCTTCTGATAGAAGCGATCGGGAGACTGGTCTAGAGCTCATAAAACAAATGCCAACTGTGGTGACTACTGGTGCCGGGCCCAATGGGAAGAGGATCGAGGGGTTTCTCTATAAATTTGGAACAGGGCAAATCAGTCTCGTGTGTATTTGCCATGGCATGTTCTTCACTCCGGCCGAGTTCGTGAGGCATGCTGGTGGAGATGATGTGGAAAATCCCATGAAGCAGATTATCGTTTGTCCTGCGtccttttaa
- the LOC100265622 gene encoding uncharacterized protein LOC100265622 — MDDPGKNVAPEFEIPDQIEEEDSDNLSGNGSAEEKETNPNIELFAADRKRKAAATVQVLAYGLNCSVEEKRKRKVVQARKKLLDRPVGWSPFGLPGWDSAKTRTDSRAIIKDLVKTIPLPYQAKDKAEVRGRRNKGKRSIEIPQGGKLKSAASVGTYDHSSLTTRGAPTPVLDVPVDVSTEISFAEFNEFFSPTEFACAETLATVAEVPILYNPEGAVAEDPICYNQGGDYEEARNRLSAILSLDFDHLLLDPDTLARTLHLSTALKENAGFNPFQLAMLKMVEEIPLLSDDIVEFKDLNMEIKTLFSELESNILRVACSWTKYRDSIITLSDLQVDVSANLYAARMLDHQILQLQTRRVELANLLESKKNAMIELISAQTKIAGTLPKTSDDEQVEAADLKKPGGSAKKKPIIDNWAKILDGFFPLKDFIF; from the exons ATGGATGACCCTGGCAAAAATGTTGCTCCTGAGTTTGAGATACCCGACCAAATTGAAGAAGAAGACTCAGACAATCTATCTGGAAACGGATCTGCAGAGGAGAAAGAGACAAATCCTAACATAGAGTTGTTTGCAGCCGACCGGAAAAGAAAGGCAGCTGCTACTGTTCAAGTCCTCGCTTATGGATTGAATTGTAGTGTTGAGGAGAAAAGGAAGAGGAAAGTCGTGCAGGCCCGGAAAAAACTGCTAGATCGTCCTGTTGGGTGGTCACCTTTTGGGTTGCCTGGTTGGGATAGTGCAAAGACACGCACTGACTCTCGTGCCATTATCAAAGACCTTGTCAAGA CAATACCATTACCATATCAAGCCAAGGATAAGGCTGAAGTACGAGGAAGAAGAAATAAGGGAAAGCGTTCTATAGAAATCCCTCAAGGAGGAAAACTTAAGTCTGCAGCTTCAGTGGGAACATATGATCACTCTTCTCTTACGACTCGAGGAGCTCCAACACCTGTGCTGGACGTTCCTGTAGATGTTTCAACAGAAATAAGCTTTGCAGAATTCAATGAATTCTTTAGCCCTACCGAGTTCGCATGTGCTGAGACATTGGCTACTGTTGCAGAGGTTCCCATCTTATACAATCCAGAAGGTGCTGTTGCAGAGGATCCCATCTGTTACAATCAAGGAGGTGATTATGAAGAAGCACGCAATAGGCTTTCTGCTATCCTCTCACTGGATTTTGATCATTTACTGCTTGATCCTGACACCTTGGCCCGAACATTACATCTTTCAACTGCACTGAAGGAAAATGCTGGTTTCAATCCTTTTCAACTTGCAATGCTGAAGATGGTCGAGGAGATACCTTTGCTGAGTGATGACATAGTAGAATTCAAGGATTTAAACATGGAAATAAAAACACTGTTCTCTGAGCTAGAGTCCAACATCTTACGAGTTGCTTGCTCGTGGACAAAATACAGAGATTCGATTATAACATTGAGCGATCTGCAAGTCGATGTGAGTGCCAATCTATATGCTGCTAGGATGCTTGATCATCAGATTTTACAGCTTCAAACTCGTCGTGTGGAATTGGCTAATTTACTTGAGTCGAAGAAAAATGCAATGATAGAGTTGATTTCAGCTCAAACGAAAATTGCTGGTACTCTTCCCAAAACTTCTGATGATGAACAAGTTGAAGCTGCTGACCTAAAGAAGCCCGGAGGAAGCGCAAAGAAGAAACCAATAATTGATAATTGGGCCAAAATCTTGGATGGGTTTTTTCCGCTAaaggattttatattttaa